In the Setaria italica strain Yugu1 chromosome VI, Setaria_italica_v2.0, whole genome shotgun sequence genome, one interval contains:
- the LOC101770760 gene encoding uncharacterized protein LOC101770760: MQASVPVEEALVAGKITPPPVAGGADFVAAAAAAFVAALAVAASFVLVSFDARARQGRLRRVLDLGSSLRGPRLLLAFFAGLLAVAEALRLPFFGRAAMLPPRRHAMPCLAYPLVAHGIAEPGMLASVLLLLRASVGGARLPATSAVAVPLACLPFLTAHVLVLATPAAVLAYPGQLAHAADSAGHCAYPTYAATLLLALVAIYVPLLATACWDVAAVAINRRLRARAYALVTFAVAPLPVQVLALGLTSVWDIHQYTSPTVGLVGFLAVAVAAEATLIILVMLPVHDALVLDDQLPAVATASEDARDLAR; this comes from the coding sequence ATGCAGGCCAGCGTCCCGGTCGAGGAGGCCCTCGTGGCCGGGAAGatcacgccgccgcccgtcgctggCGGCGCCGActtcgtggccgccgccgccgccgcgttcgtcgcggcgctcgccgtcgcggcgtCGTTCGTGCTCGTCTCCTtcgacgcgcgcgcgcggcaggGCCGCCTGCGCCGCGTCCTCGACCTGGGCTCGTCGCTCCGTGGCCCCCGCCTGCTGCTCGCCTTCTTCGCGGGGCTCCTTGCCGTTGCCGAGGCGCTCCGCCTCCCGTTCTTCGGGCGGGCCGCCAtgctcccgccgcgccgccacgccatgCCGTGCCTCGCATACCCCCTCGTGGCGCACGGCATCGCCGAGCCCGGGATGCTCGCCTCCGTGCTCCTGCTTCTGCGCGCGTccgtcggcggcgcgcggctgccggcgacgtccgccgtcgccgtgccgcTCGCCTGCCTGCCGTTCCTCACCGCGCACGTCCTCGTGCTCgccacgccggccgccgtcctGGCGTACCCAGGCCAGCTCGCGCACGCCGCGGACAGCGCTGGGCACTGCGCGTACCCGACGTACGCCGCCACGCTGCTCCTCGCGCTCGTCGCGATCTACGTGCCCCTGCTCGCCACCGCGTGCTGGGACGTGGCCGCCGTCGCTATCAACAGGCGGCTGCGTGCGAGGGCGTACGCGCTCGTCACGTTCGCCGTCGCGCCGCTGCCCGTGCAGGTGCTGGCGCTCGGGCTGACCTCCGTGTGGGACATCCACCAGTACACGTCGCCGACGGTCGGCCTCGTTGGATTCCTCGCGGTGGCGGTAGCCGCCGAGGCCACGCTCATCATCCTTGTCATGCTGCCAGTTCACGATGCGCTTGTCCTTGACGACCAGCTGCCGGCGGTGGCGACCGCCAGCGAGGATGCGCGTGACCTCGCCAGATGA
- the LOC101771149 gene encoding BTB/POZ and MATH domain-containing protein 4: MSPTAAEVTVSAAAATTVATKCHMFKIEGYKRIKTMYANGRSIDSCGFEAAGRKWRIQFFPNGDRLVNAGFVSIILKLEDDATAAAGKDNKDILVEYRFSLVCHRDKPVRRTHDETYTATFNKARKAFGCGQFLSRDYLEKSEFLRDDCLAVRCDMAVLDNPVNVKEQAAQAHDLERLGVTCDCKDDMCKSYHLRGTTSSFREALVKLFLGCFHV; this comes from the coding sequence ATGTCGCCCACGGCAGCGGAGGTCACcgtgtccgccgccgccgccacgacggTCGCCACCAAGTGCCACATGTTCAAGATCGAGGGCTACAAAAGGATCAAGACCATGTACGCCAACGGCCGGAGCATCGACTCATGCGGCTTTGAGGCGGCAGGCCGCAAGTGGAGGATCCAGTTCTTCCCCAACGGGGATCGCTTGGTGAACGCCGGCTTCGTCTCGATCATCCTCAAGCTCGAAGACgacgcgaccgccgccgccgggaaggATAATAAAGATATCCTGGTCGAGTACCGGTTCTCCTTGGTGTGTCACCGCGACAAGCCGGTGCGCCGGACACACGACGAGACCTACACCGCCACCTTCAACAAGGCCCGAAAGGCCTTCGGTTGCGGCCAGTTCCTCAGCCGGGATTACCTGGAGAAGTCGGAGTTCCTCAGGGATGACTGCCTCGCCGTCCGGTGTGACATGGCCGTCCTCGACAACCCCGTCAACGTCAAGGAGCAGGCCGCGCAGGCGCATGACTTGGAGAGGCTGGGAGTGACCTGCGACTGCAAGGACGACATGTGCAAGAGCTATCACCTCAGGGGCACCACATCCTCCTTTCGGGAGGCACTCGTGAAGCTCTTCTTGGGGTGTTTCCACGTCTGA